The Trypanosoma brucei gambiense DAL972 chromosome 10, complete sequence genome has a segment encoding these proteins:
- a CDS encoding ADP-ribosylation factor-like protein, translating to MSSSEHDSRVAYCKEHNVHHLFELMASRLLVERPENPFEYLRELLVTVENSKKQTAHDPTMLPSSPLGAKDKLTKITIGTFGIENAGKTTIISALGGNIEKNPMPTVGFTPTRFQTDRCDLCIFDLGGGANFRGIWVHYFHDCHGFMFVIDSAADDAVVEESLNALRTVAQHKHVRGKPVLVLANKKDLKSSRGVEIVSEGLLEELFGDVSLYHLVPSCGIEEDPELEKGVDWLLTKIQKEYTHIDKLVESQTLEVKMEAEQKRKKLLEE from the coding sequence ATGAGCAGTTCTGAACACGATAGTCGTGTTGCGTACTGTAAGGAGCATAATGTGCATCATCTCTTTGAGCTCATGGCTTCCAGGTTGCTAGTTGAGCGCCCCGAGAACCCTTTTGAATACCTTCGGGAGTTGCTGGTCACGGTGGAGAACTCCAAGAAGCAAACAGCACATGATCCCACAATGCTTCCGTCGTCGCCATTGGGGGCGAAGGACAAGCTGACGAAGATCACAATAGGCACATTTGGTATTGAGAATGCCGGCAAAACAACGATCATTTCTGCTTTGGGAGGAAATATTGAAAAGAATCCTATGCCTACCGTCGGATTCACTCCTACAAGATTCCAGACGGATAGGTGCGATCTTTGCATCTTCGACCTTGGCGGAGGCGCCAACTTTCGAGGAATTTGGGTTCACTATTTCCACGACTGTCATGGTTTCATGTTCGTCATCGACTCTGCAGCGGATGATGCGGTTGTGGAGGAATCCCTCAATGCACTTCGCACTGTAGCGCAGCACAAGCATGTGCGTGGCAAGCCGGTGCTGGTGCTGGCTAACAAAAAGGACTTAAAGAGTAGCAGAGGCGTTGAGATTGTTTCTGAAGGCCTCTTGGAGGAACTCTTTGGGGATGTTTCTCTCTACCATCTAGTGCCTTCATGTGGCATTGAGGAGGATCCTGAACTGGAGAAGGGCGTTGATTGGCTATTGACGAAGATACAGAAGGAATATACTCACATTGATAAGTTGGTGGAAAGTCAGACGCTGGAGGTAAAAATGGAGGcagaacaaaagaggaagaagttgCTTGAAGAATAG